From Verrucomicrobia bacterium S94, the proteins below share one genomic window:
- a CDS encoding NERD domain-containing protein has product MGRAPAGPFSERGEGEEWVAHELAFLPSNYTVFNGLRLGGKHNFDHIIVAPTGIFVVETKNWQGSVEFKEGRLVFPGGKEPGRPPLRQVKDAAAELIRFIDDAGCGDLPVHSVLCFLKTGLPEDIMNVNGVVVCKGEKLTEVLQETFDEPVAASIRDQVVDELRKVIE; this is encoded by the coding sequence ATGGGGCGAGCGCCGGCTGGGCCATTTTCTGAAAGGGGCGAAGGGGAAGAGTGGGTGGCACACGAACTGGCTTTTCTTCCATCAAATTACACGGTGTTTAATGGGCTCCGCCTGGGCGGAAAACATAACTTTGATCACATTATCGTGGCACCGACCGGCATTTTTGTGGTGGAAACAAAGAACTGGCAGGGTTCGGTGGAGTTTAAGGAGGGGCGGCTGGTTTTTCCCGGCGGTAAAGAACCCGGCAGGCCGCCGCTCAGACAGGTGAAGGACGCAGCTGCCGAGTTGATCCGTTTTATCGATGATGCCGGATGCGGGGATCTTCCGGTCCATTCTGTGCTCTGTTTTTTAAAAACCGGACTTCCGGAAGACATCATGAATGTAAACGGTGTGGTGGTCTGTAAAGGTGAAAAACTTACGGAAGTGCTACAGGAAACGTTTGATGAACCTGTTGCAGCATCCATCCGTGATCAAGTTGTCGACGAACTGAGAAAAGTCATTGAGTGA
- a CDS encoding formylglycine-generating enzyme family protein, whose amino-acid sequence MNIMGNGTCCTPGGKRCGCDEGHLGKPFQRISTGSTDHMVRLEGGVFLMGTDDSIGYPEDGEGPVREVSLDPFYIDQYAVTNADFQRFTEATGYETDAEKFGFSFVFHLLLPPSLKHTLDLLGRSVTGLEWWYNVEGADWAHPFGPDSDLEGLENHPVTHVSYRDALAYCEWAGKRLPTEAEMEYAARGGLEGKRYVWGDELMPEGKHRCNIFQGKFPKYNSGEDGYIGTAPVDAFEPNGYGLYNMAGNVWEWVFDWWSPDFHINGPRENPTGPPTGDRRVNRGGSYLCHESYCNRYRVAARTSNTPDSSTGNLGFRCVRDI is encoded by the coding sequence ATGAACATCATGGGAAACGGAACCTGCTGCACGCCCGGCGGAAAACGCTGCGGATGTGATGAAGGCCACCTCGGCAAACCCTTTCAACGGATTTCTACAGGATCAACCGATCATATGGTGCGCCTTGAAGGCGGCGTGTTCCTAATGGGGACCGATGATTCCATCGGTTACCCTGAGGATGGCGAAGGTCCCGTCCGGGAGGTCTCGCTTGATCCGTTTTATATCGATCAATATGCCGTCACCAATGCGGACTTTCAACGGTTCACCGAAGCCACCGGCTATGAAACCGACGCCGAGAAATTCGGATTTTCCTTTGTCTTTCACCTTCTGCTGCCCCCCAGTCTCAAACACACACTCGACCTGCTCGGCCGCAGCGTAACAGGCCTCGAATGGTGGTATAATGTAGAAGGTGCCGACTGGGCGCATCCGTTCGGACCGGATTCTGATTTAGAGGGATTGGAAAACCACCCGGTCACTCATGTTTCCTACCGTGATGCCCTCGCCTATTGCGAATGGGCCGGGAAGCGGCTGCCGACCGAAGCCGAAATGGAATATGCCGCCCGCGGCGGACTGGAAGGGAAACGCTATGTCTGGGGCGATGAGCTGATGCCGGAAGGAAAACACAGATGCAATATTTTTCAGGGCAAGTTTCCGAAATACAATTCCGGCGAAGACGGCTATATCGGTACCGCACCGGTCGATGCCTTTGAACCCAACGGCTACGGACTCTACAATATGGCCGGCAATGTCTGGGAATGGGTATTTGACTGGTGGAGTCCCGACTTTCATATTAACGGACCTCGTGAAAATCCAACCGGACCGCCAACCGGAGACCGCCGCGTTAACCGCGGAGGTTCCTACCTCTGCCACGAATCCTACTGCAACCGTTACCGCGTCGCCGCCCGAACCTCCAACACCCCCGATTCCTCTACCGGCAATCTCGGTTTCCGCTGTGTGCGGGACATCTAA
- a CDS encoding DJ-1/PfpI family protein yields MNVLVPVANGSEEMEAVIIIDTLRRAEFNVTVASLTPGTVEASRGVKLVGDMIWDDIHPAEFDVLLLPGGFGGTEAFMKHAGVQQALKDFDAAGKWFGCICAAALALNEAGVLEGKTFTCYPGVEKNLPPNVQPVSDPVVVDGHLITSQGPGTAFEFALRVIAECGSPNLSDEVRAGLLL; encoded by the coding sequence ATGAATGTACTTGTACCTGTTGCTAACGGTTCCGAAGAGATGGAAGCTGTCATTATTATTGATACGCTGCGCCGGGCGGAATTCAATGTTACCGTGGCGAGTCTGACTCCCGGTACCGTTGAGGCGTCGCGCGGCGTTAAACTGGTGGGAGATATGATATGGGATGATATTCATCCGGCCGAATTCGATGTATTGCTGCTGCCGGGCGGTTTCGGCGGGACGGAAGCGTTTATGAAGCACGCAGGTGTGCAGCAGGCCCTGAAGGATTTTGACGCCGCCGGAAAATGGTTCGGTTGCATCTGCGCCGCGGCATTGGCGTTGAATGAAGCCGGAGTACTGGAAGGAAAGACGTTCACCTGCTATCCCGGTGTAGAGAAGAATCTGCCGCCGAATGTGCAGCCGGTAAGCGACCCTGTGGTGGTCGACGGGCATCTGATCACAAGCCAGGGGCCGGGGACGGCCTTTGAATTTGCGCTCAGGGTTATTGCAGAATGCGGCAGTCCGAACCTTTCCGATGAAGTGCGTGCCGGTTTACTGCTTTAA